One stretch of Thalassophryne amazonica chromosome 19, fThaAma1.1, whole genome shotgun sequence DNA includes these proteins:
- the znf593 gene encoding zinc finger protein 593: MGKSRQTGNHKSDKKKNIAKTWKTKRRTKDLDQIHSDMKPETAAKLLNQEVDNDVTGCAQHYCLHCARYFVDMRSLKEHFKSKVHKKRIKLLREEPYTQAEAERAAGMGSYVPPKLVEVKTQPVEEDMD; this comes from the exons ATGGGAAAGTCCAGACAAACAGGGAACCATAAGAGCGATAAGAAGAAGAACATCGCAAAAACATGGAAGACAAAGCGCCGGACTAAGGATTTGGACCAGATCCACTCAGACATGAAACCTGAGACAGCAGCCAAGTTGTTGAACCAGGAGGTGGATAATGATGTGACTGGCTGTGCCCAACACTACTGCTTACACTGCGC GAGATATTTTGTGGATATGAGGTCGTTGAAGGAACACTTCAAAAGTAAAGTGCACAAAAAACG GATAAAACTCCTCAGAGAAGAACCTTACACTCAGGCAGAGGCAGAGAGGGCAGCGGGTATGGGCTCGTATGTTCCCCCCAAACTGGTGGAGGTGAAGACGCAGCCTGTGGAAGAGGACATGGACTGA